A genomic window from Streptomyces sp. 846.5 includes:
- a CDS encoding SAV_2336 N-terminal domain-related protein, translating to MYRELSHCLGQESGDLTPAELLDILWLAGRMPPAVLPGAPHGPDGHRGIRSRRGTASAPDRPRDTRAPEGAAEEEADPGSSTHPDSGPGAPEVPAATRAPSDASASEIHASPRAEPESAASPAPEAPRKALPVSLPRPRTIPEPLRFARQLRPLKRNRPALHRRLVDEQATVERAAQAGVVDVVLRPDAERWLDVVLVVDESTSMLLWRDLSAELHLLLERLGAFRTFRVLGLRLRQCSSPVLTCRPFSDETELLDPGTIRDPSGRTLTLVLSDGAAPEWRGAELRRIVARWASCGPTAVVHALPSRMWPGSGLSVQRWEVTNPYPGAPNTVWRVSDPLLPPEVLAFHGVPVPVLEVGPDSLGTWARLTTTAEGRAVLPLWDLTERPEPTGDAVPPQFREHPQYRSLGAEQHLPAQRGRPTVPLRAFRNAASPEAYRLAGCLAALVPLTVPAMRLVAQAVQPPLDSSHLAEVFLSGLFRQLIPPDASPGGAEPPEAESRRTARRSQADSMLFTFDDIVQDILLDAVPTAEILETTRRVSDTVAELLGRSPDFAAWLSHRDGPDELPDIARAFAWLSAPLLARLGLTADPRTDDLDEPDVPEIEPPEQARNPLSPYFDGWDLFRASVNFDRETPRPGYIAPYISLVVGDRYRLGARMAESTTTDVYAGATSGGTPVAVRIAWHNRPRQRGAARRRIAAEGAALSAVAHPCLPVLLDFGPGGDPPATDLPWLAMTLGAARSGRRPLTLRELMRHVRGTEAQSVAFHLAHLLADALTVCHAAGVVHGRLTADRVLMTGTGPLIVGWGAHSSAAEPADDLLALGQLMLQASAPPSLWQDDPTETALADTLGRLDPGLTALIRGCLRTSPSERLSAPELRALAASRLTSDSIGQPIRELLPAVAQELLDAGHTPAPPITGLPGPPPEADRGRQSRRAIRRLDARANRPDVLAPAIADPVPRKAPATRAAAPGGTLIWHPGNVGPVQQGRRRKHGPVPTPGPAHPTVMVYSVSPAVGCSTVAVQLGSALAVLGRKQKPQEHVLMLLVDRSMGVLGYRAPLSAPDLGDTLLLGPQSPSEAVTPPEWISRFGHRPPPRWLTRQDSNGLHIVYRTTDVLTVMPMGTRTVRESVDELRHLGLVLLAYRARGRSPDEFRRDAKIDRLVVATDTRPGSLRAVRTELDRMRESFATELTRDALVVVSDLCGAESPAAASTIAEHLGIWADQAFVMPYDPTLGSRGLVDHAELDPTSRRAYRDLARAVHAGLPPTR from the coding sequence TTGTACCGGGAGCTGAGCCACTGCCTCGGGCAGGAGTCGGGCGACCTCACCCCTGCCGAGCTGCTGGACATCCTCTGGCTGGCAGGCCGGATGCCGCCCGCCGTCCTTCCCGGCGCGCCCCACGGACCGGATGGCCACAGGGGTATCCGGTCCCGTCGTGGGACAGCGTCCGCGCCGGACCGCCCCCGGGACACCCGGGCGCCGGAGGGCGCCGCGGAAGAAGAGGCGGACCCGGGCAGCTCCACACACCCTGACAGCGGCCCCGGTGCGCCCGAAGTTCCTGCGGCGACCCGGGCTCCTTCCGACGCCTCTGCCTCGGAGATCCACGCGTCCCCGAGAGCGGAACCGGAATCCGCCGCCTCTCCAGCTCCCGAAGCCCCGCGCAAGGCGCTGCCGGTCAGCCTCCCCCGGCCGCGCACCATTCCCGAACCGCTGCGGTTCGCCCGTCAGCTGCGCCCGCTGAAGCGGAACCGCCCCGCGCTCCACCGCCGCCTGGTCGACGAGCAGGCGACAGTGGAACGTGCGGCGCAGGCGGGAGTCGTCGACGTGGTGCTGCGCCCGGACGCAGAGCGATGGCTGGACGTGGTGCTGGTGGTCGACGAGAGCACATCGATGCTGCTGTGGCGTGACCTGTCCGCGGAACTCCACCTGCTGCTCGAACGGCTCGGTGCCTTCCGCACCTTCCGGGTGCTGGGGCTGAGACTGCGTCAGTGCTCCTCGCCGGTCCTCACCTGCCGGCCGTTCAGTGACGAGACCGAACTTCTCGACCCCGGGACGATCCGTGACCCCAGCGGCCGGACGCTCACCCTGGTCCTCTCCGACGGCGCGGCGCCCGAATGGCGCGGAGCGGAACTGCGACGCATCGTCGCGCGCTGGGCCTCCTGCGGGCCGACTGCCGTGGTCCACGCCCTCCCCTCGCGAATGTGGCCGGGGTCCGGGCTGTCGGTGCAGCGCTGGGAGGTCACCAACCCGTACCCAGGGGCACCCAACACCGTCTGGCGGGTGAGCGATCCCCTGCTGCCTCCGGAAGTGCTGGCGTTCCACGGCGTCCCGGTGCCGGTCCTGGAGGTTGGGCCGGACTCCCTCGGGACCTGGGCACGGCTGACTACCACGGCGGAGGGCAGGGCGGTGCTTCCGCTCTGGGACCTCACCGAACGACCGGAGCCGACGGGAGACGCTGTCCCGCCGCAATTCCGGGAGCACCCCCAGTACCGGTCTCTTGGGGCGGAGCAGCATCTGCCGGCGCAGCGGGGCCGGCCGACGGTCCCGCTCCGCGCCTTCCGGAACGCCGCCTCGCCCGAGGCCTACCGGCTGGCCGGCTGCCTGGCCGCCCTCGTACCGCTCACCGTGCCCGCGATGCGGTTGGTCGCCCAGGCGGTGCAACCGCCGCTGGACAGCTCGCACCTGGCCGAGGTCTTCCTCAGCGGCCTGTTCCGGCAACTGATCCCACCTGACGCCTCCCCTGGCGGGGCGGAACCCCCAGAAGCGGAATCGCGTCGCACGGCCCGCCGGAGCCAGGCCGACAGCATGCTCTTCACCTTCGACGACATCGTCCAGGACATTCTGCTGGACGCCGTCCCGACCGCGGAGATCCTCGAGACGACCCGCAGGGTCAGCGACACCGTAGCCGAGCTCCTGGGCAGATCACCGGATTTCGCTGCCTGGTTGAGCCACCGCGACGGCCCTGACGAGCTGCCGGACATCGCCCGTGCCTTCGCCTGGTTGAGTGCCCCACTGCTCGCCCGACTCGGCCTCACCGCTGACCCCCGGACGGACGACCTGGACGAACCGGACGTCCCGGAGATCGAGCCGCCCGAACAGGCCCGCAACCCGCTCTCCCCCTACTTCGACGGCTGGGACCTGTTTCGCGCTTCCGTCAACTTCGACCGCGAGACCCCGCGCCCGGGGTACATCGCCCCCTACATCAGCCTGGTGGTGGGCGACCGGTACCGGCTCGGTGCACGCATGGCGGAGAGCACGACGACAGACGTCTACGCGGGTGCGACATCCGGGGGAACCCCCGTCGCCGTTCGGATCGCCTGGCACAACCGGCCCCGACAGCGCGGCGCGGCGCGGCGCCGGATCGCCGCCGAGGGCGCCGCCCTGAGCGCGGTCGCACATCCCTGCTTACCCGTCCTGCTGGACTTCGGTCCGGGCGGCGACCCACCCGCCACCGATCTCCCCTGGCTCGCGATGACCCTGGGCGCGGCGAGATCAGGACGACGTCCGCTCACCCTTCGAGAGCTGATGCGCCACGTACGCGGAACGGAGGCGCAGTCGGTCGCCTTCCACCTCGCCCATCTGCTGGCCGATGCCCTGACCGTGTGCCACGCCGCTGGGGTGGTCCACGGTCGACTCACCGCCGATCGGGTGCTGATGACCGGAACCGGGCCGCTGATCGTCGGCTGGGGTGCCCACTCCAGTGCCGCAGAGCCGGCCGACGACCTGCTCGCCCTGGGCCAGTTGATGCTCCAAGCCTCCGCTCCACCATCGCTCTGGCAGGACGACCCCACCGAGACGGCACTGGCGGACACCCTGGGAAGACTCGATCCGGGACTCACCGCACTGATCCGCGGCTGTCTGCGGACGTCACCGTCGGAGCGCCTCAGCGCCCCCGAGCTGAGGGCTCTCGCCGCGTCCCGCCTCACCAGTGACAGCATCGGCCAGCCCATCCGTGAGCTCCTCCCCGCAGTCGCACAGGAACTGCTTGACGCAGGGCACACGCCCGCGCCACCGATCACCGGCTTGCCCGGGCCTCCCCCGGAAGCGGACCGCGGCCGCCAGTCCAGACGTGCGATCCGGCGGCTGGACGCAAGGGCCAACAGGCCCGACGTCCTCGCGCCGGCAATCGCCGACCCCGTCCCCAGGAAGGCGCCGGCGACCAGGGCCGCCGCGCCCGGCGGGACACTGATCTGGCATCCGGGGAACGTCGGCCCCGTGCAACAAGGTCGGCGACGCAAGCACGGCCCTGTTCCCACCCCCGGTCCCGCTCACCCGACCGTGATGGTGTACTCGGTCTCCCCTGCGGTGGGCTGCTCAACGGTGGCCGTGCAACTGGGCTCCGCGCTGGCGGTGCTCGGCAGAAAGCAGAAGCCCCAGGAGCACGTGCTCATGCTGCTCGTGGATCGTTCCATGGGCGTCCTCGGTTACCGGGCCCCGCTGTCCGCACCGGATCTGGGCGACACCCTCCTGCTCGGACCCCAGTCCCCTTCGGAGGCTGTGACGCCACCCGAGTGGATCAGCCGGTTCGGTCACCGTCCGCCGCCGCGGTGGCTGACCCGTCAGGACTCCAACGGACTGCACATCGTCTACCGCACCACGGACGTCCTGACCGTGATGCCCATGGGGACACGCACGGTTCGCGAAAGCGTCGACGAACTCAGGCACCTCGGCCTGGTCCTGCTCGCCTACCGTGCCAGAGGACGGAGTCCGGACGAGTTCCGACGCGACGCCAAGATCGACCGGCTGGTCGTCGCCACGGACACCAGACCGGGCAGCCTGCGGGCGGTCAGGACCGAGTTGGACCGAATGCGCGAGTCGTTTGCCACCGAACTGACGCGTGATGCGCTGGTCGTGGTCTCCGACCTGTGCGGAGCCGAATCCCCTGCCGCTGCGTCAACCATCGCCGAGCACCTCGGCATATGGGCGGACCAGGCCTTCGTCATGCCGTACGACCCCACGCTGGGTAGCCGCGGGCTGGTCGACCACGCGGAACTCGATCCCACGAGCCGCCGTGCCTACCGGGATCTGGCCCGCGCGGTGCACGCAGGTCTCCCGCCGACGCGCTGA
- a CDS encoding serine hydrolase domain-containing protein, protein MTENFLSPRHHRRAVSTLAAAAVLTGAVTLCAASATAAPQTTGSTSTVPSRLAELAQQDVDAGAPGVIVRVDDGRGPAVEVSRQASWSRSDHALAVGDQFRMGSNTKTMVATLVLQLEAERRLKLTDSVEKWLPGVVPDGQAITLRMLLNHTSGLFNYVNDPDVLKAFTGQDTRTWSPQELIAAAVKHAALFAPGTQYSYSNTNYIVLGLVAEKASGRSLGTLVQERIARPLHLKNTYLTTGSAQRKSSGLAHGYEPDAAHIASLLPPGTPAGTAFAGPARPAGYVDTTWINASTEWAAGGMVSTAAEWARFDAALMSGKLLPPAQLKEMLTTVPEEPGNPNRYGLGLEQIVTPCGTVWGHVGQVPGYSSEDFTDRTGHRTASVYTSTIFGLAKPRTGAADQALVNAVVCAMLGAESTR, encoded by the coding sequence ATGACTGAGAACTTCCTGTCGCCCCGTCACCACCGGCGCGCTGTATCGACCCTGGCGGCGGCCGCCGTCCTGACCGGCGCGGTCACGCTCTGCGCGGCTTCCGCGACGGCTGCGCCGCAGACCACCGGTAGTACGTCCACTGTGCCGTCCCGGTTGGCCGAACTGGCCCAGCAGGACGTGGACGCCGGGGCTCCCGGGGTGATCGTGCGGGTCGACGACGGCCGCGGACCGGCGGTCGAGGTCAGCCGACAGGCGTCCTGGTCGCGGTCCGACCATGCACTCGCCGTCGGCGACCAGTTCCGGATGGGCTCCAACACCAAGACGATGGTCGCCACGCTGGTGCTGCAGTTGGAGGCCGAGCGTCGGCTCAAGTTGACCGATTCGGTTGAGAAGTGGCTGCCCGGGGTCGTCCCCGACGGGCAGGCGATCACCCTGCGGATGCTGCTGAATCACACCAGCGGGTTGTTCAACTACGTCAACGATCCCGACGTCCTCAAGGCGTTCACCGGCCAGGACACCAGGACGTGGAGCCCGCAGGAGCTGATCGCCGCAGCGGTCAAGCACGCTGCGCTGTTCGCGCCCGGTACGCAGTACTCCTACAGCAACACCAACTACATCGTCCTCGGCCTGGTGGCCGAGAAGGCTTCGGGGCGCAGCCTCGGCACCCTGGTCCAGGAGCGGATCGCCAGGCCGCTGCACCTGAAGAACACCTATCTGACTACCGGCTCCGCCCAGCGGAAGAGCTCCGGTCTCGCGCACGGCTACGAACCCGACGCTGCGCACATCGCCTCGCTGCTGCCTCCCGGCACGCCCGCCGGCACCGCGTTCGCCGGCCCGGCCCGGCCCGCCGGGTATGTGGACACCACCTGGATCAACGCCAGCACGGAATGGGCCGCAGGCGGCATGGTCTCCACCGCCGCCGAGTGGGCCCGATTCGACGCCGCGTTGATGTCCGGCAAGCTCCTGCCACCAGCGCAGCTCAAGGAGATGCTCACCACGGTCCCCGAGGAGCCCGGCAATCCGAACCGCTACGGGCTGGGCCTGGAGCAGATCGTCACGCCCTGCGGCACCGTCTGGGGCCACGTCGGCCAGGTACCCGGCTACTCGAGCGAGGACTTCACCGACCGCACCGGCCACCGCACCGCCTCGGTCTACACCTCCACCATCTTCGGCCTCGCCAAGCCGAGGACGGGCGCGGCCGATCAGGCCCTGGTGAACGCCGTGGTGTGCGCGATGCTCGGCGCTGAATCCACCAGGTGA
- a CDS encoding AAA family ATPase has translation MRATSFVGRRVELALLDKRLERVAASGAGAAVAIRGRRQVGKSRLVQEFCDRADVPYLFFSATKGASATEAVIEFLTALRESSLVANPELVPASTSGSWPDAFRVLAAVLPQRPAVVVIDELPWLAEQDDLFDGALQTAWDRLLSSHPVLLLLLGSDLHMMERLTAYDRPFYGRADNLTLGPLNPAETGEALGLAAADAVDAHLVSGGLPGILRAWPHGTSALSFLEQECADPASPVFGVPESSLLAEFPAPDQARRVLEAVGGGDRTHADIAATAGGRQGALPSGSLSPLLRRLVNGKRVLAVDEPLSTQPGKPVLYRIADSNLRLYVAVLRAAQDQVRRGRPEAAFRLVERRWTAWRGRAVEPLVRQSLEIAALDGLLPWEQVEAVGGWWNRRFDPEVDLVGTDRAPIAQQVAFVGSVKWLAGPFDHHDLAGLTRAAPLVPGFTPGRTGLVVASLSGTSPDLGRDAVDLVWGPEQVVSAWR, from the coding sequence GTGAGAGCGACATCCTTCGTCGGCCGGAGGGTCGAACTGGCGTTGCTCGACAAACGTCTCGAGCGTGTCGCAGCCTCGGGTGCGGGCGCGGCAGTGGCCATACGGGGGCGGCGACAGGTCGGCAAGTCACGTCTCGTCCAGGAGTTCTGTGACCGCGCCGACGTGCCCTACCTGTTCTTCTCGGCGACGAAGGGTGCGTCGGCGACGGAGGCGGTGATCGAGTTCCTCACCGCGCTCAGAGAGTCCTCGCTGGTGGCGAACCCGGAGCTGGTGCCCGCGAGCACATCGGGGAGCTGGCCCGACGCATTCCGGGTCCTGGCTGCGGTGCTGCCCCAGCGACCGGCCGTCGTGGTGATCGACGAGCTGCCCTGGCTCGCCGAACAGGACGACCTCTTCGACGGCGCACTGCAGACAGCCTGGGACCGCCTGCTCTCCTCGCACCCCGTCCTGCTTCTGCTGCTCGGCAGCGACCTGCACATGATGGAGCGGCTGACCGCATACGACCGCCCGTTCTACGGACGCGCGGACAACCTCACACTTGGCCCGCTGAACCCGGCCGAGACAGGCGAAGCTCTCGGTCTGGCGGCTGCCGACGCGGTGGACGCCCACCTGGTCTCGGGCGGTCTACCGGGCATTCTCCGTGCCTGGCCGCACGGCACGTCGGCACTGTCCTTCCTGGAACAGGAGTGCGCGGACCCTGCCTCCCCGGTCTTCGGTGTCCCGGAATCCTCGCTCCTGGCCGAGTTCCCGGCACCCGACCAGGCGCGCCGTGTGCTGGAAGCCGTCGGCGGTGGCGACCGCACCCATGCCGACATCGCCGCGACAGCCGGGGGCCGTCAAGGTGCGCTGCCCTCCGGCTCGCTGTCCCCGCTGTTGCGTCGTCTCGTGAACGGGAAAAGGGTCCTGGCCGTGGACGAACCGCTGTCGACGCAACCGGGCAAGCCTGTGCTCTATCGCATCGCCGACAGCAACCTGCGCCTGTATGTGGCCGTTCTGCGCGCGGCCCAGGACCAGGTCCGCCGGGGTCGGCCGGAGGCGGCCTTCCGCCTGGTCGAACGACGTTGGACCGCGTGGCGCGGCCGCGCCGTCGAGCCGCTTGTCCGCCAGTCACTGGAAATCGCGGCACTGGACGGTCTGTTGCCGTGGGAGCAGGTGGAGGCGGTCGGAGGCTGGTGGAATCGCCGGTTCGACCCCGAGGTCGACCTCGTCGGCACGGATCGCGCCCCGATTGCCCAGCAGGTCGCGTTCGTCGGCTCGGTGAAGTGGCTGGCCGGCCCGTTCGACCACCATGATCTCGCCGGACTCACCCGTGCGGCACCGCTGGTTCCCGGTTTCACCCCGGGACGCACGGGTCTGGTCGTGGCCTCACTCTCCGGAACGTCGCCCGACCTCGGCCGCGATGCCGTCGACCTGGTCTGGGGACCGGAGCAGGTGGTCAGCGCCTGGCGCTGA
- a CDS encoding SpoIIE family protein phosphatase, translating into MRSERAGTGLGDGDAVLPTGSLDADGLRALIAERDRLALLNEAAERIGTSLDLEVTCAELAQFMAPRYADLAIVEILPPEALPTGPTVGSGPLRTQRKALAAVPASRRLGTLAPVGEWVRHRPGCPTAQCLANGKAFPDRRPSAGRGGPAGEGWPCEVDAGAGLVLHVPLRASDRLVGVLTLFRPGHGTPFDDDSAMIQAVADRAARNIDNARRHALAQDLTMELQRALLAEPGSPHANLELASRYLPCGSSAMVGGDWFETIRLSFGRTLLVIGDVMGHGVEAAVDMSAYRTLLRYVAAADLPPHRILRQLDHLTAESDATRPATCLLALVEPARHRATFASAGHLPPALFRPDGPTQLLEVPTGPPLGTGLGDYQAVVHPLGPEQVLMLYTDGLVERRTEDIDASLTRLTRVRPQRGSTSLEDLLNHVLATVMPAVPDDDIAVLAARIQG; encoded by the coding sequence GTGCGTTCGGAGCGAGCGGGCACCGGCTTGGGCGACGGCGACGCCGTACTGCCCACTGGTTCCCTCGACGCCGACGGACTGCGCGCCCTGATCGCCGAGCGGGACCGGCTGGCGCTGCTGAACGAGGCGGCCGAGCGGATCGGCACCAGCCTGGACCTGGAGGTCACCTGCGCGGAGCTGGCGCAGTTCATGGCCCCGCGCTACGCGGATCTGGCGATCGTGGAGATCCTGCCCCCGGAGGCGCTCCCGACCGGACCGACCGTCGGCTCGGGGCCGCTGCGGACGCAGCGCAAGGCGCTGGCGGCCGTTCCCGCGTCCCGCCGCCTGGGCACCCTCGCGCCGGTCGGCGAATGGGTGCGCCACCGTCCCGGGTGCCCGACCGCCCAGTGCCTGGCGAACGGCAAGGCGTTCCCGGACCGCCGGCCGTCCGCCGGCCGGGGCGGACCGGCCGGCGAGGGCTGGCCCTGCGAGGTCGATGCGGGAGCCGGGCTGGTGCTCCACGTCCCGCTGCGGGCCAGCGACCGGCTCGTCGGCGTGCTGACCCTGTTCAGGCCCGGGCACGGCACGCCCTTCGACGACGACAGCGCGATGATCCAGGCGGTCGCGGACCGGGCGGCACGGAACATCGACAACGCCCGGCGCCATGCCCTGGCCCAGGACCTGACCATGGAACTCCAGCGGGCACTGCTGGCCGAGCCGGGCAGCCCGCACGCCAACCTGGAACTGGCCTCCCGCTACCTGCCCTGCGGCAGCTCCGCGATGGTCGGCGGCGACTGGTTCGAGACCATCCGGCTGTCCTTCGGCCGGACCCTGCTGGTCATCGGCGACGTCATGGGCCACGGCGTGGAGGCCGCCGTCGACATGAGCGCCTACCGCACCCTGCTGCGCTACGTGGCGGCCGCCGACCTGCCGCCGCACCGCATCCTGCGCCAGCTGGACCACCTCACCGCGGAGAGCGATGCCACCCGCCCCGCGACCTGCCTGCTCGCCCTGGTCGAGCCCGCCCGGCACCGGGCCACCTTCGCCAGCGCCGGACACCTGCCGCCGGCCCTGTTCCGCCCCGACGGCCCGACGCAGCTGCTGGAGGTCCCCACCGGACCCCCGCTGGGCACCGGCCTGGGCGACTACCAGGCAGTCGTCCACCCCCTAGGCCCCGAACAGGTGCTGATGCTCTACACCGACGGCCTGGTCGAGCGCCGCACCGAGGACATCGACGCCTCCCTGACCCGGCTCACCCGAGTACGCCCCCAGCGCGGGAGCACATCCCTGGAGGACCTGCTGAACCACGTCCTGGCCACAGTCATGCCCGCCGTCCCCGACGACGACATCGCCGTCCTGGCCGCCCGCATCCAGGGCTGA
- a CDS encoding SPFH domain-containing protein: protein MAMGEPGEIRARMPQPPVSEYAARAWAGWLALTVGLALVVGAVVLAANSTGGTGIYVAALIAAGVLVLIGLTPVAPGQARVVSLFGRYTGTIRDTGLRWVNPFTKRRQVSTRIRNHETAVLKVNDADGNPIEMAAVVVWQVDDTAQAVYAVDDFVQFVAIQTETAVRHIAGNYPYDARGAEQLSLRQNAAEITSQLSAEISARVASAGVHVIESRITRLSYAAEIAQAMLRRQQADAVVAARTRLVEGAVGMVRMALDDLADQGIVDLDEERKAAMVSNLLVVLCSDHATQPVVNTGTLYQ from the coding sequence ATGGCCATGGGAGAGCCCGGCGAGATCCGGGCCCGGATGCCGCAGCCACCGGTGAGCGAGTACGCCGCGCGGGCCTGGGCGGGTTGGCTCGCGCTGACCGTCGGCCTGGCCCTGGTCGTCGGCGCGGTGGTGCTGGCCGCGAACTCGACGGGCGGCACCGGAATCTACGTGGCGGCGCTGATCGCGGCCGGGGTGCTGGTGCTGATCGGCCTCACCCCCGTCGCCCCCGGCCAGGCCCGGGTGGTGTCGCTGTTCGGCCGCTACACCGGAACCATCCGCGACACCGGCCTGCGCTGGGTCAACCCCTTCACCAAGCGCCGTCAGGTCTCGACCCGGATCCGCAACCACGAGACCGCCGTGCTCAAGGTCAACGACGCCGACGGCAATCCGATCGAGATGGCCGCCGTGGTGGTCTGGCAGGTCGACGACACCGCCCAAGCGGTGTACGCGGTCGACGACTTCGTCCAGTTCGTGGCCATCCAGACCGAGACGGCCGTGCGCCACATCGCCGGCAACTATCCCTACGACGCCCGCGGCGCCGAGCAGTTGTCGCTGCGTCAGAACGCCGCCGAGATCACCTCGCAGCTCTCCGCCGAGATCAGCGCCCGGGTCGCCTCCGCCGGCGTCCATGTGATCGAGTCGCGCATCACCCGGCTCTCCTACGCCGCCGAGATCGCCCAGGCCATGCTGCGCCGCCAGCAGGCCGACGCCGTGGTCGCGGCCCGCACCCGGCTGGTCGAAGGAGCCGTGGGCATGGTCCGGATGGCCCTGGACGACCTCGCCGATCAGGGAATCGTCGACCTCGACGAGGAACGCAAGGCCGCCATGGTCAGCAACCTGCTCGTGGTGCTCTGCAGCGACCACGCCACCCAGCCCGTGGTGAACACCGGCACCCTCTACCAGTAA
- a CDS encoding DUF6596 domain-containing protein: MTTSAIEDLLRELTPRVLGTLVRRHGQFEGCEDAVQEAVLAAAVQWPAEGVPDNPRGWLVTVASRRLVDQMRSDHARRERESATAGEVVPEDVPDTDDTLLLLFLCCHPTLTAASQTALTLRAVGGLTTAEIARAFLVPESTMAARISRAKQRIRAAGSSFSLPEGAEREERLRVVLQVLYLIFNEGYTASSGSELHRADLAREAIRLTRAVHAQLPGDDEVTGLLALMLLTHARRDARTTVAGDLVPLDEQDRTRWERGLIDEGTALVKASLAGPSLGPYQLQAAIAATHADAATAEETNWQQVHALYLILERIAPNPMVTLNRAIALAETQGPAAGLALLSTLDGDERMAGHHRLLSVRAHLLERLGDTSGAYEHYRRAAKATASIAEQRHLESRAARVRTARKSDNT, from the coding sequence ATGACAACATCGGCTATCGAGGACCTGCTGCGTGAGCTCACGCCGCGGGTCCTCGGCACGTTGGTACGTCGGCACGGCCAGTTCGAAGGGTGCGAGGACGCGGTCCAGGAGGCCGTCCTGGCCGCCGCTGTGCAGTGGCCGGCCGAGGGGGTGCCGGACAACCCGCGCGGCTGGCTGGTGACGGTCGCGTCCCGGCGGCTCGTCGACCAGATGCGCAGCGACCACGCGCGCCGCGAGCGGGAGTCGGCGACGGCCGGCGAGGTGGTGCCGGAGGACGTTCCGGACACCGACGACACGCTCCTGCTGCTGTTCCTGTGCTGCCATCCGACGCTGACCGCAGCCTCGCAGACCGCGCTGACGCTGCGCGCGGTCGGCGGCCTGACCACGGCCGAGATCGCCCGGGCGTTCCTGGTGCCGGAGTCCACCATGGCGGCCCGGATCAGCCGGGCCAAGCAGCGGATCCGGGCCGCCGGCAGCTCGTTCAGCCTGCCGGAAGGCGCCGAGCGCGAGGAACGGCTGCGGGTCGTGCTGCAGGTGCTCTACCTGATCTTCAACGAGGGCTACACCGCCTCCTCCGGCAGCGAGCTGCACCGCGCCGACCTGGCGCGCGAGGCGATCCGGCTGACCCGGGCGGTGCACGCGCAGCTGCCCGGGGACGACGAGGTGACCGGGCTGCTCGCGTTGATGCTGCTCACCCACGCCCGCCGGGATGCGCGGACGACGGTTGCCGGCGACCTGGTGCCGCTGGACGAGCAGGACCGTACGAGGTGGGAGCGGGGGCTGATCGACGAGGGCACAGCGCTGGTCAAGGCGTCGCTGGCCGGCCCGTCCCTGGGGCCCTACCAACTGCAGGCCGCCATCGCCGCCACCCACGCCGACGCGGCCACCGCCGAGGAGACCAACTGGCAGCAGGTGCACGCCCTCTACCTGATCCTGGAACGGATCGCGCCCAACCCGATGGTCACCCTCAACCGGGCGATCGCGCTCGCCGAGACCCAGGGCCCGGCGGCCGGGCTGGCGCTGCTGTCCACGCTGGACGGGGACGAGCGGATGGCCGGGCACCACCGGCTGCTGTCGGTGCGGGCGCATCTGCTGGAGAGACTCGGCGACACCTCCGGGGCGTACGAGCACTACCGGCGCGCCGCGAAGGCCACCGCCAGCATCGCCGAGCAACGCCACCTGGAGTCCCGGGCCGCCCGGGTGCGGACAGCCAGAAAAAGTGATAACACTTAG
- a CDS encoding YciI family protein, with translation MQFLISLHINPAVLDALSDEEKAAIGAGHGAFIESLKTSGELLTTQALVDPSQAAVVTVRNGQPVVTDGPFLEAKEFLGGFYLVDCENKERAIELAAQIPDAAIQGLGVEVRQVMFADGPLEA, from the coding sequence ATGCAGTTCCTCATCAGCCTGCACATCAACCCGGCCGTGCTGGACGCGCTCAGCGACGAGGAGAAGGCGGCGATCGGCGCCGGCCACGGCGCGTTCATCGAGTCGCTGAAGACGTCGGGCGAACTGCTCACCACCCAGGCGCTGGTCGACCCGTCGCAGGCCGCCGTGGTGACCGTGCGCAACGGCCAGCCGGTGGTCACCGACGGACCCTTCCTCGAGGCGAAGGAGTTCCTGGGCGGCTTCTACCTGGTCGACTGCGAGAACAAGGAGCGGGCGATCGAGCTGGCGGCGCAGATCCCGGACGCCGCGATCCAGGGCCTGGGTGTCGAGGTGCGTCAGGTGATGTTCGCTGACGGACCATTGGAGGCATGA